The proteins below come from a single Sander vitreus isolate 19-12246 chromosome 15, sanVit1, whole genome shotgun sequence genomic window:
- the polr2f gene encoding DNA-directed RNA polymerases I, II, and III subunit RPABC2, with protein MSDNEDNFDDGDFDDAEEDEGLDDLENADDEDQENVQILPAGEGQQANQKRITTPYMTKYERARVLGTRALQIAMCAPVMVELEGETDPLQIAMKELKGRKIPIIIRRYLPDGSYEDWGCDELIITD; from the exons atgtccgACAACGAAGATAA CTTCGACGACGGAGATTTTGATGATGCCGAAGAGGATGAGGGATTAGATGACCTGGAAAACGCGGACGAT GAGGACCAGGAGAACGTGCAGATCCTACCCGCAGGAGAGGGCCAGCAGGCCAACCAGAAGAGGATCACAACACCTTACATGACCAAATATGAGAGAGCCAGAGTGCTTGGGACACGAGCTCTCCAGATAGC GATGTGCGCTCCAGTCATGGTGGAGCTGGAGGGAGAAACAGACCCCCTGCAAATAGCTATGAAAGAGCTCAA GGGCAGAAAGATCCCCATCATCATCCGCAGGTACCTTCCCGATGGGAGTTATGAGGACTGGGGCTGTGACGAGCTCATCATAACTGACTAA